Sequence from the Paenibacillus tundrae genome:
CGGGGATCAAGAGGCTTATTACGGTTTCCTTGGGGTTATTCAGTCTATTGATCTGGCAGATGGTTATGTCGTGGATATTGGCGGCGGCAGTACAGAGATCACGGTATTTCGAGACAGAAAACGACTACATAGCATCTCCCTTCCCATCGGTGCTGTAAACTCCTATGCACGCTACGGTGGCGAGGATACTTGGTCAAACGATCATATTGAGGCACTATGTAATCAAGTTGCTGAGGCACTAAACGAACATGATTGGGTAAGACAGCATCCTGGACTTCCCTTAATCGGTCTTGGTGGCACCATGCGTACCTTGGCCAAAATTGAGCAAAAGCGAACGCAATATTCGCTGCCTGTAACCCATCACTACGAAATTAGCGCTACTTCTATCGATAACATGTGCAAATCCCTGCCTCATCTCACTTCAGCACAGCGCAAAAAGGTACCGGGTCTAGCCAAGGATCGAGCAGATATCATCGTTCCAGGTATTCTTATTCTACGCACGGTCTTCGATATGATCCAAGGGGATCATTATGTGGTTAGTGGAGCAGGCTTGCGTGATGGAATCCTTCGAGATTTGATGTCACCGCTATGTCCAGAGGCAACCAATGCACTGGAAATCAGCGTTCGTAATTTCATCCATTTTGGCCCCCCGGTTCCTGAGAAGCATCTGAAACGCGTGCACCAAGATGCGGTTGTTCTATACCGTGCCTTAAAGGGGGACGCTCCTGAACCAGCGGATGCACGGATTCTATATACGGCCGCCATGCTGCATGGCGCAGGTAAGCAGATCAATTATTTCCGGTATACCCAGCACTCCTCCTACTGGATTATGAATGCAGGGATTTACGGACTTTCTCACCGAGAGACGGTGCTGACTGCAATTGCAGCTGATTACCATCCCAAAAAAAGAACGCCCCAATTGCTGAATAAGCATAAGGACATTCTCAATGATTCAGATGAGCGTCATGCCCATCGACTTGGCTCGATTTTACGTGTATCGGAAGCCATTAATCGCTCAGAGAGTATCTCTGCTGTTACGGCCACGACAAAAAACGGCTCGCTGCAGATGCATTTCATCTGTGCAGCAGAGCCGTTAATGGAACTCAGCGGTCTAGAAGACGCCCTCAAAGATCTGGAAGAGGCTTGGGGAGTTACGTCAGTATACTCCATTCAGCAGGCTTCCAAGGAATAATACCCATTGCCTCCGTCTGACTTCTCAGCGGGGGTTTTTCGTTTTTTACAAATACGTAGTTGCCGCCAGGCATCAGCTCTCTTGCCTTAACGTTATCATTAAGAGATAAGTTCAGAATGTCGACCAGCATTCGCTTCAATTCCGGATCAAACACCGGACACATCAATTCAATTCTACGTTGCAGATTCCGTGTCATCCAATCTGCACTGGAGAGAAATACATCCGGGTTGCCGCCGTTCTCAAAATAGAACAACCTTGAGTGCTCCAGGAAACGGTCTACAATACTGATCACGCGAATATTCTCACTCAATCCCTCTACCCCAGGACGCAAACAACATACGCCGCGCACAATGAGGTCAATCTGCACACCCGCTTGAGATGCGATATACAACTCATCAATCATATCCTGGTGAGAAAGCGAGTTGATTTTGGCAATGATGCGAGCCTTACGCCCTTGCTGAGCATGTTCTGTTTCTCGGCGAATCAGCGCAAAGAGCTCATCCTTCATGCCGTCCGGCGCCACTCTAAATGCTTGTAAGGCCTTAGGTCCAGAATATCCGGTAATTTCATTAAATAGTCCTGACGCATCCTCACCGATAACCGGATTAGATGTGAACAACCCTACATCTGTATATACTTTGGCGGTACTCTCGTTATAGTTACCTGTTCCAACGTGAACATAACGCCGCACGCCATGTTGTTCCCTTCGCACCACAAGAATAATTTTGGCATGGGTCTTCAAACCAACCAGTCCATAGACCACATGGCATCCGGCTTTCTCCAGCTTACGAGCCCAAGCAATGTTACGCTCTTCATCGAAGCGAGCCTTCAACTCTACCACGACCGTAACCTGCTTCCCACTCTCTGCCGCTAAAGCTAGCGCTGGTATTAAGCGCGAATCACCGTTAACCCGATATAATGTCATTTTGATCGCCATTACTTTTGGATCTTCTGAAGCCTCCAATATAAAATCGGTAACAGGCTCAAACGATTCATAAGGATGATGAACAAGCACATCCCGTCTGCGCAATAATTCAAAATGGCTTTCACGCGGAAGAAACTCTGGCGGATACACCGGTTTAACAGGGCTATATTTCAGAT
This genomic interval carries:
- a CDS encoding Ppx/GppA phosphatase family protein, producing the protein MKENETLGIIDIGSNSIRLVIYELDQDGAYRNIHEDKYAARLSNAVEANGQIHRPSLDKAITVLKQFKAKCEAFQTNRIRAAATAAIRNATNAQEIIGWLEQETGLEVECVSGDQEAYYGFLGVIQSIDLADGYVVDIGGGSTEITVFRDRKRLHSISLPIGAVNSYARYGGEDTWSNDHIEALCNQVAEALNEHDWVRQHPGLPLIGLGGTMRTLAKIEQKRTQYSLPVTHHYEISATSIDNMCKSLPHLTSAQRKKVPGLAKDRADIIVPGILILRTVFDMIQGDHYVVSGAGLRDGILRDLMSPLCPEATNALEISVRNFIHFGPPVPEKHLKRVHQDAVVLYRALKGDAPEPADARILYTAAMLHGAGKQINYFRYTQHSSYWIMNAGIYGLSHRETVLTAIAADYHPKKRTPQLLNKHKDILNDSDERHAHRLGSILRVSEAINRSESISAVTATTKNGSLQMHFICAAEPLMELSGLEDALKDLEEAWGVTSVYSIQQASKE
- the ppk1 gene encoding polyphosphate kinase 1 yields the protein MHRDIKTGNYVNRDLSWVEFNRRVLQEAQDQTTPLLERLRFLGIVASNLDEFMSVRVAETKEKIKAGYTQKDFSGYTPSGLYRRLIKRTGAMVTEQYKTYRELIRLLAKKGVVLQEYIDLNATQQRAMDQYYHEIIFPVLTPMAIDQSRPFPLVHNKSVYLSVMLQKEGEQEDEPFLAIVQVPSNLPRVVPIPLRANSKKKTFILIEDLIKHHIHTLFSGYVPLAVQEFRVTRNADLSINEEEAEDLLEAIEKELRRRRRGAPVRLEVCKDFRQDALDELQEEFEIQDPIYEIDGPLDLSFLAGFVDSLEGFTHLKYSPVKPVYPPEFLPRESHFELLRRRDVLVHHPYESFEPVTDFILEASEDPKVMAIKMTLYRVNGDSRLIPALALAAESGKQVTVVVELKARFDEERNIAWARKLEKAGCHVVYGLVGLKTHAKIILVVRREQHGVRRYVHVGTGNYNESTAKVYTDVGLFTSNPVIGEDASGLFNEITGYSGPKALQAFRVAPDGMKDELFALIRRETEHAQQGRKARIIAKINSLSHQDMIDELYIASQAGVQIDLIVRGVCCLRPGVEGLSENIRVISIVDRFLEHSRLFYFENGGNPDVFLSSADWMTRNLQRRIELMCPVFDPELKRMLVDILNLSLNDNVKARELMPGGNYVFVKNEKPPLRSQTEAMGIIPWKPAEWSILT